From Rhodococcus sp. B7740, one genomic window encodes:
- a CDS encoding condensation domain-containing protein: MEYTELADYPLPAGRLTEWVPRVDDDRWAPDPRGLSFTHQDHCERSAPGSWIGTVFEIHRRYDVEAVRATIAAYMGRHEAFRTKVRRDEESGSWLRYTAPTDAVQVTDRAHTEPRTETQVFGHLHSWFGETVSPTAWPHFVLATIEPDDASRALSDGPGESFLLAFAADHSVMDAYSQIYAINEIDRLYAHALEGVDPELPEVGSYVDFSQAERTLGETLTGDHSAVRTWQDFLAVEDGRFPAFPLPVSVDRSPTGSGPAAQSSISSWLLTADRSDAFNAACRAAGYNMQAGILAALALTNVRLSGRTTLRTVMPMHTRDEQKWAAAVGWYVGILPMEIELDNARTFGEAIEAAATAGAANKGLARMPYSKIAQILESTEIPRFVVSYIDLRFLPDADQWQGRKGRALRSNCHADDEVYFWVNRTLQGLNISARFPSSDVASTNVHRFITEFVAVLTAVIDSDCGTDTVLTSASRSVTVAAE, translated from the coding sequence ATGGAATACACCGAACTCGCCGACTACCCCCTCCCCGCCGGTCGTCTGACCGAGTGGGTCCCCCGCGTCGACGACGACCGTTGGGCACCGGACCCCCGTGGGCTGTCGTTCACGCACCAGGACCATTGCGAGCGCAGCGCGCCGGGCTCGTGGATCGGCACGGTGTTCGAGATCCACCGCCGCTACGACGTCGAGGCAGTGCGGGCAACCATCGCCGCGTACATGGGTCGTCACGAGGCGTTCCGCACCAAGGTTCGACGCGACGAGGAATCCGGTTCCTGGCTGCGCTACACCGCACCGACGGATGCAGTGCAGGTGACCGATCGGGCGCACACCGAACCACGTACCGAAACTCAGGTCTTCGGCCATCTGCACTCCTGGTTCGGCGAAACTGTGTCTCCGACGGCGTGGCCGCACTTCGTCCTCGCCACCATCGAACCGGACGACGCCTCCCGCGCTCTCTCGGACGGGCCCGGAGAGTCGTTCCTGCTCGCGTTCGCCGCCGACCACTCGGTGATGGACGCCTACAGCCAGATCTACGCCATCAACGAGATCGACCGGCTCTACGCGCACGCTCTCGAGGGCGTCGACCCGGAATTGCCCGAAGTCGGCAGCTATGTCGACTTCAGCCAGGCCGAGCGGACTCTCGGCGAGACGCTGACCGGTGACCACAGCGCCGTGCGCACCTGGCAGGACTTCCTGGCCGTAGAGGACGGACGCTTTCCTGCGTTTCCCCTTCCGGTGTCGGTCGACCGGTCGCCGACCGGCAGCGGCCCGGCCGCGCAGAGCAGTATTTCGTCCTGGCTGCTGACCGCCGACAGATCCGATGCCTTCAACGCCGCATGCCGTGCCGCCGGGTACAACATGCAGGCCGGGATCCTCGCCGCTCTGGCGCTGACGAACGTTCGCCTGTCCGGCCGCACGACGTTGCGCACCGTGATGCCGATGCACACCAGAGACGAACAGAAGTGGGCCGCAGCGGTCGGCTGGTACGTCGGAATCCTGCCCATGGAGATCGAGCTCGACAACGCTCGCACGTTCGGGGAGGCGATCGAGGCCGCGGCGACTGCAGGCGCGGCCAACAAGGGGTTGGCACGGATGCCGTACTCGAAGATCGCCCAGATCCTCGAGTCGACGGAAATTCCGCGGTTCGTGGTGTCCTACATCGACCTTCGGTTCCTTCCGGATGCCGACCAGTGGCAGGGCCGCAAGGGTCGGGCTCTGCGAAGCAACTGCCACGCCGACGACGAGGTCTACTTCTGGGTCAACCGGACGCTTCAAGGGCTCAACATCTCCGCACGATTCCCCAGCTCGGACGTCGCGTCCACCAATGTCCACCGCTTCATCACCGAGTTCGTCGCAGTGCTGACGGCAGTGATCGACTCCGACTGCGGTACCGATACGGTGCTCACGTCGGCCTCTCGGTCGGTGACCGTCGCCGCAGAGTGA
- a CDS encoding condensation domain-containing protein → MIITAMGRWNPAPGRLLEWHPTSAARASAEAAPVDSAPASFLQEDHLKAAWAARERGDVHTAYTGVATEIDGDVDTDAMSRALAAYVLRHEGLRCWFEVEGNDVVRHLAPPEVAAFEVTDAGEATDDDEFQRYVRGRFSSEATADSWPGFVVGVVARPGSFTLYYGADHAFTDGGSQALVISELADLYALETGADVPIPAQAGSHLVYAADERARAATFGADSSEIAAWRDIFTRHDGRMPRFPLDLGLAPGEKAPVRIVERDLLNKELTAAFDAACKAAGARMSSGIFAAVGITDFELAGTTDYFGITVLSTRHHGDYGQSQGWFVNFAPVAFEVAGNDRFSDVAVLAHRGFEQAKRIAEAPVHAVLGALAADGTLGSELAVSPNMLSYIDFRWFPGVGRDADTRAEHFTGEGSTSNASMWINRDGEHLYLVAQTPDTDVAAAAVKRYHDHLAHVLEAIARDGDYRLTHDDLVQEPAGAGHLDH, encoded by the coding sequence ATGATCATCACCGCTATGGGCAGGTGGAATCCCGCTCCCGGTCGGCTGCTCGAATGGCACCCCACGTCGGCTGCCCGGGCGAGTGCCGAAGCGGCACCTGTCGATTCGGCTCCGGCCTCGTTTCTCCAGGAGGACCATCTCAAGGCCGCGTGGGCGGCCCGCGAACGCGGCGACGTTCACACCGCGTACACCGGGGTGGCAACCGAGATCGACGGTGACGTGGACACGGACGCGATGAGCCGCGCACTGGCCGCCTACGTGCTGCGGCACGAGGGTCTTCGATGCTGGTTCGAGGTCGAGGGAAACGACGTCGTTCGGCATCTCGCTCCACCCGAGGTCGCGGCGTTCGAAGTGACCGACGCCGGAGAAGCGACGGACGACGACGAATTCCAACGCTACGTACGGGGGCGCTTCTCGTCCGAGGCGACCGCGGACTCCTGGCCGGGATTCGTCGTCGGCGTGGTGGCCAGGCCCGGCAGCTTCACCCTGTACTACGGCGCAGACCACGCGTTCACCGACGGTGGCTCGCAGGCCTTGGTCATCAGCGAGTTGGCGGACCTGTACGCGCTCGAGACCGGTGCGGACGTACCGATCCCTGCGCAGGCAGGTAGCCATCTGGTCTACGCCGCCGACGAGCGGGCGCGGGCCGCGACGTTCGGGGCCGATTCTTCCGAAATCGCCGCTTGGCGAGACATTTTCACCCGGCACGACGGCCGCATGCCTCGCTTCCCACTCGACCTCGGACTCGCGCCCGGCGAGAAAGCTCCCGTTCGCATCGTCGAACGCGACCTGTTGAACAAAGAACTGACCGCTGCATTCGACGCCGCGTGCAAAGCCGCCGGAGCCCGCATGAGCAGCGGGATATTCGCTGCGGTCGGGATCACCGACTTCGAATTGGCCGGAACCACCGACTACTTCGGGATCACCGTGCTCAGTACCCGGCACCACGGTGACTACGGGCAATCCCAGGGGTGGTTCGTCAATTTCGCTCCGGTCGCGTTCGAGGTGGCAGGAAACGACAGGTTCTCCGACGTCGCCGTTCTGGCCCACCGAGGCTTCGAGCAGGCCAAACGGATCGCGGAGGCCCCGGTGCACGCCGTACTGGGTGCTCTCGCCGCCGACGGCACTCTGGGTAGCGAGTTGGCCGTGAGCCCGAACATGCTCTCGTACATCGACTTTCGCTGGTTCCCCGGCGTCGGACGAGACGCGGACACCCGCGCCGAGCACTTCACCGGCGAGGGTTCGACGTCGAACGCATCGATGTGGATCAACCGAGACGGTGAGCACTTGTATCTGGTGGCCCAGACCCCTGACACCGACGTTGCGGCCGCAGCGGTGAAGCGCTACCACGATCATCTGGCACACGTGCTCGAAGCCATTGCACGCGACGGTGATTACCGCCTCACGCACGACGATCTCGTTCAGGAGCCGGCCGGTGCGGGTCACCTCGATCACTGA
- a CDS encoding condensation domain-containing protein, with product MRVTSITEYTPRAGTVVEFTAVVTGNPQPSPVPPSFNQRFHLGDLEQAERVWIAGAFEVQGNLDIRALEWAFERLIDRHDTLRSSFVRVVDGIERTLHEPGSVEMRQSTRTTFSSASTLRNHLRNTLELHCDARRFPSYTCVGIDRPDTSTILCAFDHSNVDAMSIAVVVDEIHTLYEAHRRCPSNPETDLPPVGGFVEYCRIEATQPLVDPTDERMVQWSTFLTECGGTTPRFPLDLGVAEGETAPQATTVTPLLDARHTADFEQLCARSGAGMFAGVVAAIAQACAGTGGPNRVPFLFPLHTRHQQHFSRALGWFTTNAPMTVEVERDLTDTITAAHTAFRAALPLSTVPIPQVLNNLGDAFTLSRRDVFMVSYIDYTRIGGHERFDRTDAHHISNATVSDDAQFWVSRTASGLALRSRFPDTATAHSVMTAFTAELIALMRASAAKPESAALTP from the coding sequence GTGCGGGTCACCTCGATCACTGAGTACACCCCACGCGCGGGCACGGTCGTCGAGTTCACCGCCGTCGTCACCGGGAATCCGCAACCCTCACCGGTCCCACCGTCGTTCAACCAGCGGTTTCACCTCGGTGATCTCGAGCAGGCCGAGCGCGTCTGGATAGCCGGAGCCTTCGAAGTGCAAGGCAACCTCGACATCCGAGCGCTCGAGTGGGCCTTCGAGCGCCTGATCGACCGCCACGACACCCTGCGCAGTTCGTTCGTTCGCGTGGTGGACGGAATCGAGCGGACGCTCCACGAACCGGGTTCGGTGGAGATGAGGCAATCCACTCGAACCACCTTCTCCTCGGCGTCGACGCTCCGGAATCACCTCCGAAACACGCTCGAACTGCACTGCGATGCACGACGATTCCCGTCGTACACCTGCGTCGGAATCGACCGACCGGACACCTCGACGATCCTGTGCGCTTTCGACCACTCCAACGTCGACGCCATGTCGATCGCCGTCGTCGTCGACGAGATCCACACCCTGTACGAGGCCCACCGCCGCTGCCCGTCGAACCCGGAGACAGACCTGCCCCCCGTCGGTGGGTTCGTCGAATACTGCCGCATCGAAGCAACCCAGCCACTCGTCGATCCAACGGACGAGCGCATGGTGCAGTGGTCGACCTTCCTCACCGAGTGCGGGGGCACCACGCCGCGCTTCCCGTTGGACCTCGGCGTCGCCGAGGGTGAAACAGCGCCTCAGGCAACGACTGTCACCCCCTTGCTCGACGCGCGGCACACCGCCGACTTCGAGCAGCTCTGCGCCCGTTCCGGAGCCGGAATGTTCGCCGGGGTCGTCGCAGCGATCGCACAGGCCTGCGCCGGCACGGGCGGACCGAACCGTGTGCCGTTCCTGTTCCCGTTGCACACCCGCCATCAGCAGCACTTCTCGCGAGCACTGGGCTGGTTCACCACCAACGCTCCCATGACCGTGGAGGTCGAACGAGATCTCACCGACACGATCACCGCGGCCCACACAGCGTTTCGCGCGGCACTACCTCTGAGCACAGTTCCGATCCCCCAGGTACTGAACAACCTCGGTGACGCCTTCACCCTGTCGCGTCGAGACGTGTTCATGGTGTCCTACATCGACTACACCAGAATCGGTGGACACGAGCGCTTCGACCGAACCGACGCACACCACATCAGCAATGCCACGGTCTCCGACGACGCACAGTTCTGGGTCTCCCGCACCGCTTCGGGCCTGGCACTGCGATCACGATTTCCCGACACGGCAACGGCACACTCGGTGATGACCGCATTCACCGCGGAACTGATCGCACTCATGCGGGCCTCCGCAGCGAAACCCGAGAGCGCAGCCCTCACGCCCTGA
- a CDS encoding sulfurtransferase yields MPVPTDSTATFADYAHPDRLVSTEWLSAHLGTPGLRVVESDEDVLLYDVGHIPGAVKIDWHLDLNDPVTRDYIDGEQFSKLMSRKGISRDDTIVVYGDKSNWWAAYALWVFTLFGHQDVRLLDGGRDAWLSENRDTTLDVPEFPATEYPVIERDDAPIRAFASDVLGSLGTVPLIDVRSPAEYTGERTHMPDYPEEGALRGGHIPTAVSIPWAKAAAPDGRFRSRSELDEIYSGTSATDDVIAYCRIGERSSHTWFVLTHLLGYQSVRNYDGSWTEWGNAVRVPIAKGEEPGSAPATR; encoded by the coding sequence GTGCCTGTACCAACCGATTCCACCGCAACGTTCGCCGACTATGCGCATCCGGATCGTCTCGTATCGACCGAATGGCTGTCCGCTCATCTCGGCACCCCCGGCCTTCGCGTCGTCGAATCCGACGAGGACGTGTTGCTCTACGACGTCGGCCACATTCCCGGCGCAGTCAAGATCGATTGGCATCTCGACCTCAACGATCCGGTCACCCGCGACTACATCGACGGCGAGCAGTTCTCGAAGCTGATGAGCCGCAAGGGTATTTCCCGGGACGACACCATCGTCGTGTACGGCGACAAGAGCAACTGGTGGGCCGCGTACGCACTGTGGGTCTTCACGCTGTTCGGACATCAGGACGTGCGTCTGCTCGACGGCGGCCGCGACGCCTGGTTGTCGGAGAACCGCGACACCACCCTCGATGTGCCCGAGTTCCCCGCAACCGAGTATCCGGTGATCGAACGCGACGACGCGCCCATCCGCGCGTTCGCCTCCGACGTCCTCGGCTCGCTCGGAACGGTGCCGTTGATCGACGTGCGCTCCCCCGCCGAGTACACGGGCGAGCGCACCCACATGCCCGACTACCCCGAGGAAGGCGCATTGCGCGGAGGTCACATCCCCACCGCCGTGAGCATCCCCTGGGCCAAGGCAGCCGCACCGGACGGACGCTTCCGTTCTCGTTCGGAACTGGACGAGATCTACTCCGGCACGTCTGCGACCGACGACGTGATCGCGTACTGCCGTATCGGTGAGCGTTCGAGCCACACGTGGTTCGTGTTGACCCATCTGCTCGGATACCAGTCGGTTCGCAACTACGACGGCTCGTGGACCGAATGGGGCAACGCCGTCCGCGTTCCGATCGCCAAGGGCGAGGAGCCCGGATCGGCTCCGGCCACTCGATGA
- a CDS encoding SufE family protein, with protein MSALPESLAEIVEDFAAVEGQDKLQLLLEFSRELPPLPEHLAQDAMEPVPECQSPLFLSVDAADPERVRLYFSAPPEAPTTRGFASILAQGLDGLGSQEILDVPDDFYSALGLSDAVSPLRLRGMSAMLARIKRHLR; from the coding sequence ATGAGTGCCCTGCCGGAGTCGCTGGCCGAGATCGTCGAGGACTTCGCCGCGGTGGAGGGACAGGACAAGCTGCAGCTTCTGCTCGAGTTCAGTCGTGAACTTCCTCCGCTGCCGGAGCACCTTGCTCAGGATGCGATGGAGCCGGTGCCGGAATGCCAGTCTCCGCTGTTCCTGTCGGTGGACGCCGCCGATCCCGAGCGAGTCCGGCTGTACTTCAGCGCCCCGCCGGAAGCGCCGACCACGCGAGGGTTCGCCTCGATCCTCGCGCAGGGACTCGACGGCCTCGGCTCGCAGGAGATCCTCGACGTACCCGACGATTTCTACTCGGCGCTCGGGTTGAGCGACGCGGTCAGCCCGCTCCGACTGCGCGGCATGTCGGCGATGCTGGCGCGGATCAAGCGTCACCTTCGCTGA
- a CDS encoding condensation domain-containing protein has protein sequence MEFTELADYAVPAGTLTEWIPSVGPQARTPEAAGWHPDARPTSYVHEAHLRTSLSSPRRGRESWLGAAFEIAGPLDKPAFRRAVLNWIDRHEAMRSSASIDEVTGEMTRVTAAQGAIDIWQVEQERCAQSSEVFEHLQYLFDEFTSPLIWPAYAFVTLEPVDETRPITVFFAADHSIIDGLSTVLVAHEIAALYGEELGGAPAALFEAGSYLDFGSSERERNAELEHSHDAVRIWRDFLVDGDGELPAFPLDIGDPSPDDLPQGGLSAWVLDPEQADSFSVACRKTGHSLFAGLLAVLAITGSELGGGSRFRTVTPVHTRDEPQWASALGWFVGLCPISFDIAGADSFGSVVAAASAEVKKTKPIARVPLDRVFTTLGYSARPRFVVSFMDVRFAPAAEHWPDWNARALRSKQYQHDVYIWINRTPQGINIAARYPNTEQATARVHEYVGAFRKLLTDVADTGTARFPLPDHHRSDIGHTDTGQIATNQ, from the coding sequence ATGGAGTTCACGGAGTTGGCGGACTACGCGGTTCCCGCGGGCACGCTCACCGAGTGGATACCCAGCGTCGGTCCGCAGGCCCGCACTCCTGAGGCCGCAGGGTGGCACCCCGACGCCAGGCCGACGTCCTACGTCCACGAGGCGCACCTTCGTACGAGCCTGAGCAGTCCTCGTCGCGGCCGTGAATCATGGCTCGGCGCGGCCTTCGAGATCGCGGGCCCCCTGGACAAACCCGCGTTCCGCCGGGCAGTTCTGAACTGGATCGACCGGCACGAGGCGATGCGGTCGAGCGCGTCGATCGACGAGGTGACGGGCGAGATGACGCGGGTGACCGCGGCGCAGGGTGCCATCGACATCTGGCAGGTCGAGCAGGAACGGTGCGCGCAATCGAGCGAGGTGTTCGAGCACCTGCAGTATCTGTTCGACGAGTTCACCTCACCGTTGATCTGGCCCGCCTACGCCTTCGTGACTCTCGAACCGGTGGACGAGACGCGTCCGATCACCGTCTTCTTCGCAGCGGATCACTCCATCATCGACGGTCTGTCCACGGTGTTGGTCGCGCACGAGATCGCTGCTCTGTACGGAGAGGAACTCGGCGGTGCGCCTGCTGCCCTGTTCGAGGCCGGCAGCTACCTGGACTTCGGTTCCTCCGAACGCGAAAGGAATGCTGAGCTCGAACATTCGCACGACGCCGTGAGGATCTGGCGAGACTTCCTGGTCGACGGCGACGGCGAACTACCGGCGTTCCCCCTCGACATCGGCGATCCGAGTCCGGACGATCTGCCGCAAGGCGGTTTGTCCGCGTGGGTGCTCGACCCCGAGCAGGCCGACTCGTTCTCGGTCGCGTGTCGCAAGACAGGACACAGCCTGTTCGCGGGATTGCTCGCGGTACTCGCCATCACCGGCTCGGAACTGGGCGGGGGTAGTCGTTTCCGCACGGTAACGCCGGTGCACACCCGAGACGAGCCCCAGTGGGCCTCCGCACTCGGCTGGTTCGTCGGACTGTGCCCCATCTCGTTCGACATCGCCGGTGCCGACTCGTTCGGTTCGGTGGTCGCGGCGGCCTCGGCCGAGGTGAAGAAGACCAAACCGATCGCCCGCGTTCCTCTCGATCGGGTATTCACCACTCTGGGCTACTCCGCCCGCCCGCGTTTCGTCGTCTCCTTCATGGACGTACGGTTCGCGCCTGCGGCCGAGCACTGGCCGGACTGGAACGCCAGAGCACTGCGCAGCAAGCAGTACCAGCACGACGTGTACATCTGGATCAACCGCACGCCGCAGGGAATCAACATCGCGGCTCGCTACCCCAACACCGAGCAGGCGACCGCTCGGGTGCACGAGTACGTCGGTGCCTTCCGGAAGCTGTTGACCGATGTGGCGGACACCGGGACCGCGCGATTCCCTCTTCCGGACCACCACCGGTCCGATATCGGACATACCGACACCGGTCAGATCGCTACCAATCAGTAG
- a CDS encoding acetyl/propionyl/methylcrotonyl-CoA carboxylase subunit alpha, giving the protein MPSHASAQITKVLVANRGEIAVRVIRAAADAGLASVAVYAEPDADAPFVRLADEAFALGGQTSAESYLVIDKILDAAAKSGADAIHPGYGFLSENADFAQAVIDAGLIWIGPSPQSIRDLGDKVTARHIAARAKAPSVPGTSEPVKNADEILAFADEHGLPIAIKAAFGGGGRGMKVARTREEIPELFDSATREAVAAFGRGECFVERYLDKPRHVEAQVIADQHGNVVVAGTRDCSLQRRFQKLVEEAPAPFLTDAQRKEIHSSAKAICLEAGYYGAGTVEYLVGQDGLVSFLEVNTRLQVEHPVTEETSGIDLVLQQFRIANGEELSITEDPEPRGHSFEFRINGEDAGRGFLPAPGPVTTFIAPSGPGVRVDSGVESGSVIGGQFDSMLAKLIVTGATREEALARSRRALAEFTVEGLATVIPFHAAVVSDPAFIGDGESFSVHTRWIETEWDNQVAPFTAGQPIDDEEVLPRQSVVVEVGGRRVEVSLPGELSLGGGNGGGANAGAVRRKPKPRTRGGAGAGAASGDAVTAPMQGTVVKVAVDEGHTVEAGDLIAVLEAMKMENPVNAHKGGTITGLTVTAGDAITQGTVLAEIK; this is encoded by the coding sequence GTGCCCAGCCATGCCAGTGCTCAGATCACCAAGGTTCTTGTCGCCAATCGTGGCGAGATCGCGGTGCGGGTGATCCGGGCGGCCGCCGATGCCGGGTTGGCCAGTGTCGCTGTGTACGCCGAGCCCGATGCCGATGCCCCGTTCGTACGGTTGGCCGACGAGGCGTTCGCGCTCGGGGGTCAGACCTCGGCGGAGTCGTATTTGGTGATCGACAAGATCCTCGACGCCGCCGCCAAGTCCGGTGCCGACGCCATCCACCCCGGCTACGGGTTCCTCTCCGAGAACGCCGACTTCGCCCAAGCGGTGATCGATGCCGGGCTGATCTGGATCGGGCCGTCTCCGCAGTCGATCCGCGACCTCGGTGACAAGGTCACCGCCCGCCACATCGCCGCCCGCGCCAAAGCACCGTCCGTGCCGGGCACCTCCGAACCGGTGAAGAACGCCGACGAGATCCTCGCCTTCGCCGACGAACACGGTCTGCCGATCGCGATCAAAGCCGCGTTCGGTGGCGGCGGACGCGGCATGAAGGTCGCCCGTACCCGCGAGGAGATCCCCGAGTTGTTCGATTCGGCCACCCGCGAAGCGGTCGCGGCGTTCGGGCGGGGGGAATGCTTCGTCGAGCGGTACCTCGACAAGCCCCGCCACGTCGAAGCGCAGGTCATCGCCGACCAGCACGGCAACGTCGTCGTCGCAGGCACCCGCGACTGCTCGCTGCAACGCCGCTTCCAGAAACTCGTCGAAGAAGCCCCCGCCCCGTTCCTCACCGACGCCCAACGCAAGGAAATCCACTCGTCGGCGAAAGCGATCTGCCTCGAAGCCGGCTACTACGGTGCCGGGACGGTCGAATACCTCGTCGGCCAGGACGGCCTCGTCTCGTTCTTGGAGGTCAACACCCGCCTGCAGGTCGAACACCCCGTCACCGAGGAAACCTCCGGCATCGATCTGGTGTTGCAGCAGTTCCGTATCGCCAACGGTGAGGAACTGTCGATCACCGAAGATCCCGAACCGCGGGGGCATTCGTTCGAGTTCCGGATCAACGGCGAAGACGCCGGCCGTGGGTTCCTGCCCGCACCGGGCCCGGTCACCACGTTCATTGCCCCGTCGGGTCCGGGTGTGCGCGTCGATTCCGGTGTCGAATCCGGCTCGGTGATCGGGGGCCAGTTCGATTCGATGCTCGCCAAGCTCATCGTCACCGGAGCCACCCGCGAGGAAGCCCTCGCGCGGTCGCGTCGGGCCCTTGCCGAGTTCACCGTCGAGGGGTTGGCGACGGTGATCCCGTTCCATGCTGCGGTGGTCTCCGATCCGGCGTTCATCGGCGACGGGGAGTCGTTCTCGGTGCACACCCGGTGGATCGAAACCGAATGGGACAACCAGGTTGCCCCGTTCACCGCCGGGCAACCGATCGACGACGAGGAGGTGCTGCCGCGGCAGTCCGTCGTCGTCGAGGTCGGTGGCCGACGTGTCGAGGTCTCCCTGCCCGGGGAACTGTCCCTCGGTGGCGGTAACGGCGGCGGTGCCAACGCGGGTGCAGTGCGGCGTAAGCCGAAACCGCGTACCCGTGGTGGTGCCGGAGCCGGTGCGGCATCCGGTGACGCGGTGACCGCACCGATGCAGGGCACCGTGGTCAAAGTCGCTGTCGACGAAGGCCACACCGTCGAGGCCGGGGACCTCATCGCCGTCCTGGAAGCGATGAAAATGGAAAACCCCGTCAACGCCCACAAAGGCGGCACCATCACCGGCCTGACCGTCACCGCAGGCGACGCCATCACCCAAGGCACCGTCCTCGCAGAGATCAAATAA
- a CDS encoding DUF1707 SHOCT-like domain-containing protein encodes MSELPEIRIGTADREKALDALSLHFSEGRLTVPEFDERSATIASATTRGELDTVFVDLPATPGTAQAPARTGASPVPATAGTGIDWRAVVMPVVIFGSLALFFLTDFDQNWLFFLLIPLAGVVLSAGGHSKNEKRKKKRNR; translated from the coding sequence ATGTCCGAGCTTCCGGAAATTCGTATCGGTACAGCTGATCGGGAAAAGGCGCTCGACGCGCTGAGCCTGCACTTCAGCGAGGGTCGCCTCACGGTTCCCGAGTTCGACGAGCGTAGTGCCACTATCGCTTCGGCCACGACGCGTGGGGAGCTCGACACAGTATTCGTCGATCTCCCCGCGACGCCGGGTACGGCCCAGGCACCTGCTCGGACCGGGGCGTCGCCCGTTCCCGCAACGGCCGGAACCGGTATCGACTGGCGCGCAGTGGTGATGCCGGTGGTGATATTCGGTTCCCTGGCATTGTTCTTCCTCACCGACTTCGATCAGAACTGGCTCTTCTTCCTTCTCATTCCGTTGGCGGGTGTGGTGCTGTCGGCAGGTGGCCATTCCAAGAACGAGAAAAGGAAGAAGAAGAGGAATCGTTGA
- a CDS encoding haloacid dehalogenase type II: MKALLFDVFGTVVDWRTSVAREVESLCGSDVDSHAFADRWRSLYQPAMEQVRSGSRPFTRLDVLHLESLRVVLSEFDVQLDDADVASLNNVWHRLDPWPDSVPGLTRLRTDFIIAPLSNGNISLLLDMAKNAGLPWDAILGAEPVQAYKPMPDAYLRTADILGLEPSECMMVAAHNSDLVAAADCGFATAFVARPLEHGPSQTADLAAESDWTHSVDSIESLATQLGC, translated from the coding sequence TTGAAGGCGCTTCTGTTCGATGTGTTCGGCACGGTGGTCGATTGGCGCACCAGTGTGGCCCGTGAGGTCGAATCTCTGTGTGGTTCCGACGTGGACAGTCATGCATTCGCCGACCGCTGGCGCAGCCTGTATCAACCGGCGATGGAACAGGTCAGGTCGGGTAGTCGACCGTTCACCCGGCTCGACGTACTTCATCTCGAGTCTCTTCGAGTCGTACTGTCGGAGTTCGACGTTCAGCTCGACGACGCCGACGTCGCATCCTTGAACAACGTGTGGCACCGATTGGATCCGTGGCCGGACTCGGTGCCCGGTCTCACGAGACTGCGGACCGATTTCATCATCGCCCCACTCTCCAACGGCAATATCTCGTTGCTTCTCGACATGGCCAAGAACGCTGGGCTGCCGTGGGACGCGATCCTCGGTGCAGAACCGGTCCAGGCGTACAAGCCCATGCCCGACGCGTATCTCCGCACCGCGGATATTCTGGGTCTGGAGCCGAGCGAATGCATGATGGTCGCTGCCCACAACAGTGATCTCGTGGCAGCAGCCGACTGCGGGTTCGCTACGGCCTTCGTCGCCCGTCCACTCGAACACGGGCCGAGCCAGACCGCCGACCTCGCCGCGGAGTCGGACTGGACCCACAGCGTCGACTCGATCGAATCTCTCGCAACACAATTGGGCTGCTGA
- a CDS encoding AAA family ATPase, whose amino-acid sequence MIFGPDAALPHRPARIVVAGTSGSGKTTLAARLGCLLGIEHIEIDSLFHGPNWTPRPTFEHDVDEFVARSSWVTEWQYVRDRLADRAELFLWLDLPRRTVMRQVTIRTLRRRFGRRELWNGNIEPPLHRIFLDREHIIRWAWNTDRSTTARVRQLSVRRPELMIVRFRSHRDVDAWIARQLIPLARH is encoded by the coding sequence GTGATTTTCGGACCGGATGCCGCGCTGCCACATCGCCCTGCGCGAATCGTCGTCGCGGGAACATCCGGTTCCGGCAAGACCACGCTGGCCGCGCGCCTCGGGTGCCTGCTCGGTATCGAACACATCGAGATCGACAGCCTGTTCCACGGACCGAACTGGACACCGCGTCCGACCTTCGAGCACGACGTCGACGAGTTCGTTGCACGTTCTTCGTGGGTCACCGAATGGCAGTATGTCCGAGACCGTCTCGCCGATCGAGCCGAGCTGTTCCTGTGGCTCGACCTACCCCGTCGAACAGTCATGCGGCAGGTGACTATTCGGACGCTACGCCGCAGGTTCGGTAGGCGTGAGCTGTGGAACGGGAACATCGAGCCGCCACTGCACCGCATCTTCCTCGACCGTGAGCACATCATTCGATGGGCGTGGAACACCGATCGGTCGACCACCGCGCGGGTGCGGCAACTGAGTGTGCGCCGCCCAGAGCTGATGATTGTCCGCTTCCGGTCGCATCGGGACGTGGACGCGTGGATTGCGCGCCAACTCATTCCTCTCGCGCGTCACTGA